The Bacteroidia bacterium nucleotide sequence CTTTTGGAAAGAGAAAACGACGTAATTTATGCAGCCCAAAAAGTGATAGAGCTTGCGCCTTCACAACTTTATCAAGAAAGAATTGCCAAGCATTTTGGTTTGAAGTTACAACAGCGTAAAACTCAAAATGATAAGTGATTAAGTTGATATTTTTTGGGCGTGCCCTTGTGAGCATTCGCTGCGCTTATGCCCGCAAGGTCGGCGTGCTACGGGCTACATGCGGAATGCCCCGACCCGAGCGCAGAAAGAGGCACACCCAAAAAAATAATACTCAATTTCATCTCCCGATTATTCTGTTTTATACAAAATTCTATTCTGCTCTAGGTTACATACTATAATCAAACTCTTATCATCTCTCTCTTGGGTAAGGGTTTTGTTTCCATTTCTTAAAAACTCCTCCCACAAAGTTTGAATTTCAGCCTTTTTTTTACCTTGCTGATACAATAAATACAAACCCTGTATCAAAGGGTCAAAAAATCTACTGTAGGGTCTATTTAAGTCTTCATATATTTCTTTCTGCGCGTTCCATTGATTGCACTCAAAAGCGGCGTTCTCGCATCCATCACTCAAAACGCAGAAAGCCTTGTATGGCTCTTTTATTACTCGTACTTCTAACCAATTATGAGGCTCTTCTTGCCAAATTTGCGATGTTAAAAACACGGTCTGGTTGAATTCCTCTCCTTTATGCGGTCTAAATAAAGCGTGCCATTTTCCACTTATATCACAATAACCTGCACGCCCATCTCCTATGTGGAAGCTAATTAAACTATGCTGCGAAAAAATAACCGCATTTACGGTACAACTCAAGGACTCTAACTCATAGACTCGCCGTGATTTCAAGTATTCAAGTGCGTTTAGTAATAATATGAAAACCTGTTCTTCAA carries:
- a CDS encoding protein phosphatase 2C domain-containing protein; its protein translation is MNSHTFISAYGSVIGLGHIQQDMPMQDACGYDTWDNGWGIAIICDGASSSGFAHIGAHLCVGFLITECRKVDWSTLIQDESTLEEQVFILLLNALEYLKSRRVYELESLSCTVNAVIFSQHSLISFHIGDGRAGYCDISGKWHALFRPHKGEEFNQTVFLTSQIWQEEPHNWLEVRVIKEPYKAFCVLSDGCENAAFECNQWNAQKEIYEDLNRPYSRFFDPLIQGLYLLYQQGKKKAEIQTLWEEFLRNGNKTLTQERDDKSLIIVCNLEQNRILYKTE